TCCACAGCTCGATCTGGGCCAGGACCTGGTTGGTGAAGCTGGCCGACATCACGAAGGACGGGTGGCCGGTGGCGTTGCCCAGGTTCAGCAGGCGGCCTTGGCTCAGCAGGATGATGCGGTTGCCCGAGGGCATCTCGATCATGTCCACCTGGTCCTTGACGTTGGTCCATTTGTGGTTGCGCAGGGACGCCACCTGGATCTCGTTGTCGAAATGGCCGATATTGCCGACGATCGCCATATCCTTCATCTCGCGCATATGCTCCAGCCGGATCACGTCGCGGTTGCCGGTGGTGGTGATGAAGATGTCGGCGCTCGCGGCCACATCCTCCAGCGTCACCACCTCGAACCCGTCCATCGCGGCCTGAAGGGCGCAGATCGGATCGACCTCGGTCACCTTGACGCGGGCGCCCGCACCCTGCAGCGACGCGGCCGAGCCCTTGCCCACATCGCCATAGCCGCAGACGACCGCGACCTTGCCGGCCATCATCACGTCGGTCGCGCGGCGGATGCCGTCGACCAGCGATTCCTTGCAACCGTATTTGTTGTCGAATTTCGACTTGGTGACGCTGTCATTGACGTTGATGGCGGGGAAGGGCAGCTGGCCGTTCTTCATCAGGTCATAGAGGCGATGCACGCCGGTCGTCGTCTCCTCGGACACGCCAACGATCTGGTCGCGCATGCGGGTGAACCAGCCGGGCGACTGTTCCTGGCGCTTGGCGATCTGAGCCTTGATGACGGCCTCCTCGTCGGATTGCGGGACGGGGATCACATCCTCGCCCGCCTCGGCCCGCGCGCCCAGCAGGATATAGAGCGTCGCGTCCCCGCCATCGTCCAGGATCAGGTTCGGACCCTCGGGGAACTGGAAGGACCGGTCCAGATAGTCCCAATGCTCCTCCAGGCTCTGGCCCTTGATGGCAAAGACCGGCACGCCCGCCTTGGCGATGGCGGCGGCGGCATGGTCCTGGGTGGAATAGATGTTGCAGGACGCCCACCGCACATCGGCGCCAAGCGCGGTCAGCGTCTCGATCAGCACGGCGGTCTGGATGGTCATGTGCAGGCTGCCGACGATGCGGGCGCCCGCCAAGGGCTTGGCCTCGCCATATTCGGCGCGCAGCGCCATCAGGCCCGGCATCTCGGTCTCGGCGATGTCCAGTTCCTTGCGGCCGAATTCGGCCAGGGCGATGTCCTTGATGATGTAATCGGTCACGGCTGCTCTTTCGGTCAATCACGGGTTGGGACCGGGATAGCCCATGCCCTCGCACACCGAAAGGGTCTAAACCGCCTCAGGGTTCCCGCGCGGTTTACCATTGCCCTGGCTGCTGCGGGCAATACGGCGGACGAAGTCGCGGATCAACAACTTGGCCAGATCCAGCGAATGGGCGTCCGATTTTCCGGGCATCCGCCCCTCGACCATCATCCGCGCCGAGCCTGCGGCGAAGCAGCGCGAGGACAGGACCAGCAGGGGGATATCCTCCTGCGGATGCAGGCGGCCATCGTCACGCGCGCGGGTCAGCATGCGCACCATCAACTCGTCCAGGGATTCCAGATAGCGGCGCAGGCGCGGCACCTCGGCCGCATTGACGATCTGGCAGTCCGAGACCAGACGGAACTGCGTCGGGTTCGCCGCGGCCCAATCCAGATAGGCGTCGCCCAAGGCGATGAACTGCGCCACCGGATCGTCGGGCGAGACCCGGACCACCGCCCGCGTGCAGCCGTCCATCAACAGGACCAGCGCCTGTTCGACCCCCGCCACCAGCAGCGCGCGGTCGTCGGGAAAGACCCTGTGGATGCGTTCGACCGGCTCGCCCAGGATGCGCGCCACCTGGTTGCGGCAGGGCGGGCGGGTCTGGCATGTCTCGACCAGCATCAACGCGGTGCTGAGGATGCGCTCATGCAGGGTGCGCGGATCGTGATGCAAGATGGCATGTGGCATGTCGGTGATCCGATCCGTTGCTTGGTTGGGCAAGACAAAAGCGGAAGAGTCAAAACGCATGTGACGGGCCAATACAGTCGGTTCCAAATCCGGCCGGCCAGGGTCGCAGATGAACCGGGCCGTACAGTGACATTACCACGCTGTGTCAAATAGGCGACATGCCTAAAACGACAGGTCCGGCTGCATGACGCAACCGGACCGTGTACAGTTTTAACGTTTATCGCCCGCTCAGGCGTCGCTGCGCGAGGCGCGCTTGCGCTCGTGCGGATCCAGGTGCCGCTTGCGCAGACGGATGTTCTTGGGCGTCACCTCGACCAGCTCGTCATCGTTGATATAGGCGATGGCCTCCTCCAGCGACATGCGGACCGGCGGCGTCAGGCGCACCGCCTCGTCCGTGCCCGAGGCGCGGACGTTGGTCAGCTTCTTGCCCTTCAGCGGGTTCACCTCCAGGTCGTTGTCGCGCGAATGCTCGCCGATGATCATCCCGGTATAGAGCTGTTCCTGCGCGCCGATGAACATCTTGCCACGCTCTTCCAGGTTCCACAGGGCATAGGCGACGCTGACGCCGTTCTCCATGCTGATCAGGACGCCCTGACGGCGGCCCTGGATCGCGCCCTTGTAGGGGGCCCAACCGTGGAAGATGCGGTTCAGCACGCCGTTGCCGCGCGTGTCGGTCATGAACTCGCCCTGATAGCCGATCAGGCCGCGGGCGGGGACATGGGCGATGATGCGGGTCTTGCCGGTGCCTGCGGGGCGCATGTCGACCAGGTCGCCCTTGCGCTCGCCGGTCAGTTTCTCGATGACGACGCCGGTATATTCGTCGTCGACATCGATGATGACCTCCTCGATCGGCTCCATGCGCTGGCCGTCTTCCTCGCTGAAGATCACGCGCGGGCGGCTGATCGACAGCTCGAAGCCCTCGCGGCGCATGTTCTCGATCAGGACGCCCATCTGCAATTCGCCCCGGCCCGAGACGACGAAGGCCTCGCCGCCCGGCGTGTCCTCGACCTTGATGGCGACGTTGACCTCGGCCTCCTTCATCAGGCGCTCGCGGATGACGCGGCTTTGCACCTTCTTTCCGTCCTGACCGGCCAGCGGGCTGTCATTGATGCCGAAGGTGACGCTGATGGTGGGCGGGTCGATCGGCTGCGAGGGCAGGGCGGTGTCCACCTCCATCGCACACAGCGTATCGGCCACGGTGGCCTTGGACATGCCGGCCAGGGTCACGATGTCGCCGGCCTCGGCCATGTCGATCGGGGTCTGGGTCAGGCCGCGGAAGGCCAGGATCTTGCTGATGCGGAACTGCTCCAGCCGCTCGCCGTCGCGCGACAGGGCCTTCAGCGTGTCGCCGGCCTTGGCGGTGCCCGCCTCGACGCGGCCGGTCAGCAGGCGGCCCAGGAAGGGGTCGGCGCCAAGCGTGGTGGCCAGCATCTGGAAGGGTTCCTCGGCGCGCGCCACCTGCTTGGGCGGCTGGACATGCTGCAGGATCAGGTCGAACAGCGCCGACATGTCCTTGCGTTCGCCGTCCAGCGTCGCATCGGCCCAACCGCCGATCCCCGAGGCATAGACATGCGGAAAGTCCAGCTGTTCGTCATTGGCGCCCAGGTTCGCGAACAGATCGAACACGTCGTTCAGCACGTCGTCGGGTTCGGCGGCGGGCTTGTCGACCTTGTTCAGCACCACGATGGGGCGCAGGCCAAGCGCCAGCGCCTTGGAGGTCACGAATTTCGTCTGCGGCATCGGGCCTTCGGCGGCATCGACCAGCAGGCAGACGCCGTCGACCATCGACAGGATGCGCTCGACCTCGCCGCCGAAATCGGCGTGGCCGGGCGTGTCGACGATGTTGATGCGCGTGCCCTTCCATTCGACCGAGGTCGCCTTGGCAAGGATGGTGATGCCGCGTTCGCGTTCGATGTCGTTGCTGTCCATCGCGCGTTCCGCGACGGCCTGGTTTTCGCGGAAGGACCCCGACTGACGCAGCAGCTGGTCCACAAGGGTGGTCTTGCCGTGGTCGACGTGGGCGATGATGGCGATGTTGCGGATATCCATGAGGGCCTTGATCCAGAGGTTTCGCCGGTCCCCTAGCGGATCGGGGCCCCAAAGGCCAGACCGCAATTGCGCGTCTCGCATGGCAAAGGCCCCCGACGCAGGGTCGGGGGCCTTCAGGCTTGGCGTTCGGTTGTCGCCTCAGCGACGGGTGCGGGTCAGACCGGCCCAGATGCGACCGGCGTCGCGGTCCTGGCCACCCTTGATAGCGCCCATCCATGCCGCCAGACCGGCGATAAGCGAGGACACCGCCAGGAACAGCGCCGACCAGACCGCGCCACGGCGGGCGGATTCGGCGGCGTCGATGGCGGCCTCCTGGGCCTCCTGCAGGCGCAGCTCGGCCTCGGCGCGCAGCTCGGCGGCCTGGGCTTAGGCTGCGGCCAGCGCCTCGTCGGCCTGGGCCTGCGCCTCGGTCAGACGGGTCTCGGCCTCGGTCCGCAGCGTGTTGACCTGGTCCACGACCTGCTCGACGCGGGCGTCGATCTGGGCCGGGGTCAGCGTGGTCCGCGCGGCCAGCGCGTCACGCATGTAGTCCAGGTCTTCGTCCGGGATCTCGCCCGTGCGCAGCAACTGGCCCGCGATGGCGGTCAGCTCGCGGCGGATCGCCTCGTCCGAGAACTCCTCGCCGGCGGCTTCCTGACCACGCAGGAAGCGGTCGGTGATGTAGTCCAGCGGGTTGCCGCCATCCGGGCCGTCGGCCTCGGACAGGCCGCTGGCCGCGCCGCCGGCCAGTTGACCCACGCCGCTGATCGCACCGCCAGCCACCTGGCCCACGCCGCCGATCACGCCACCGGCCAGCTGGCCCGTGCCCTGCAGCGCGCCGCCCACGGCAGCGCCTGTCGCCTCGACCGCGGTCGAGGCCGCGTTGCCCGCGGCGCGGATGCCGCCACCGATGACGCTGCCCGCCAGCACGCCCGAGATCAGGATGCCGATGGCCCAGACCGTCAGGCCGTGGATGCCGTCACGGGCCTCGATCTCGTCCTCCGAGGTCGAGGTGCGGCGGCGCATCCGGCCGGCGACATAGCCCCCCAGACCATAGACCGCCAGCATCGCCAGGAAAGCGAACAGGCCGACCAGGATCAGCGCGAATGTCCCAGTCCCCGGTCCGGATCGGCCGAGACCGATCCCAGACCGATGGCCGCCGTGAAGCCGGTGAAGACGATCGACGCACCCGCCGCGATGACCGCACCGGCGAAAACTGCCGGCCAGTCGACGTGGCTGTTGCGCCCGCCCCCGGCGGGTTCATGGATTTCGTTCATGATCCCTCCTCAACGCAGGCCGAGGAACGACAGGACGAACAGGACAACGACCACCAGGCCGACGATATAGATGATAGAATTCATGTGCTTTCCCTTCTTGTCCGGGTCCCGTGCCGCCAGAGGGGCGACATCGCGACGCATCGAGACTGCAACGGATCAGGCGGGAAGGGGTTCCGCGTTCAGAAACAAATCCTTCGCCCGTTGCAGCCCTGTCGCCGCGGGGTCAGGCGACCACGCCACGCAGCCGGTCCAGCCAGCCCAGCCCCGCCTGCGTCGTTCGGGTGGGGTCGTATTCCGCCCCGATCCAGCCGCGATAGCCCGAGGCAACCAGTGCCGCCAGCAGGCCCGCCAAGGGCGCGGCCTGCGGGTCGGGTTCGGTGCGGGCGGGCCATCCGGCGATCTGGACATGGCGGGTGACCGCCGCCACGTCGTCCCAGCAGGCGGCCAGATCGCCGGTGATCGACAGGGCGTGGTGCATGTCCAGCTGCAGCCCCAGGTTCGGCGCGCCGATCCGCCCGATCACCTCCAGCGCGGTGCCGTAATCGGTCAGGAAGGATCCCGGCATGGACCGGGGGCTGGCGGGCTCGATGGTCAGGCTGGCATGGGGCGCGCGCTCGGCGGCCCAAGCCAGGTTGCGGACCAACGTGTCCAGCGCCTCCGGGCCTTCGGCGCGGCCCGCCATGACATGGATGTGGCGCGACCGCAGCGCCTCGGCCACGCGCAGGCTGCGTTCGAAATCGCGGCGGAACCGGTCCTCCAGCCCCGGCACGGCGGCAAAGCCGCGCGGCCCGCCCGCCCAGTTCGGCGGCGGCGCGTTGATCAGCACGATGGGCAGGCCCGCCGCCGCCGCCGCGCGGGCCAGCTGCGGCCCGGCGATGTCATAGGGAAACAGGATCTCGGCCCCCTCGAAGCCCGCATCGGCCGCCGCCGCGAACCTGTCCAGCATGGGCAGTTCGGTGAACAGCGTGGTCAGATTGGCGGCGATGCGCGGCATCAGGGCTCCAGTCCGAAATCGCAGCCGTCCGAGGTGACGGCCAGGCGCCCGTCCGGCCTCTCGGACGCGGCCTCGGCCAGGCGGTAGAAGGTCTTGCGGTCGATCAGCGCCTCCAGCCCGGCGCGCACATGGACATAGGGACGCGGCGCGTCGCCCGTCCCGCGCATGATGATCGCATGGTCCGGCCCCGCCGTCACCCTGTCGCCCACCGAGGTGGTGAAGGTGATGCGCCCGGCCTCGATCTGCGCGTCGATGGCCAGGAAGGGCGCGTCCTCGACCCGGATGCCCACCTTCTCGACCGGCGAGACCAGGAAGAACCGGTCCCCCTCGCGCTTCAGGATGCCCGCGAACAGCCGCACCATGGCCGGGCGGCCGATGGGCGTGCCCTCGTGCCACCAGCTGCCATCGGCGCGGATCTCCAGGTCCATCTCGCCGCAATAGGGGGGGTTCCACAGATGCACTGGCGGCAGCCCGCCCTTGGCGGCCCGGCCCGCGGCCTCGGCCAGCCCCTCGGCACTCACGCTTTTGTCACCGTTTTCCGCCATTCGATCTGGTCGCCTCCGCCCCGGTTGCCTATGCTTCTGCATAAAGCAGCGGAAGGGCATTGTCATGACGTCGGACGAAAATCTGGTGACCGAGGTCCGCGCCCTGGCCGACCGGCTGGCCGAGGCGCGCCTGAGCACCGAACGCCGCTTCGTGGGCCAGCATGACGTGGTCGAACAGGTGCTGGCCGCGATCCTGGCGGGGGGGCATGCGCTGCTGGTGGGGCAGCCGGGGCTGGGCAAGTCCATGCTGGTCGACACGCTGTCCACCGTGCTGGGCCTGGACAGCCAGCGCATCCAGTTCACGCCCGACCTGATGCCCGCCGACATCCTGGGCTCCGAGGTGCTGGACGCGCGGCCCGATGGCAGCCGCGCCTTCCGCTTCATCGAGGGGCCGGTCTTCACCCAACTGCTGATGGCGGACGAGATCAACCGCGCCAGCCCCCGCACCCAATCCGCGCTGCTGCAGGCCATGCAGGAACGCGAGGTCACAATCAGCGGCCAACACCGTCCCCTGGGCCGGCCCTTCCACGTCCTGGCCACCCAGAACCCGATCGAGCAGGAGGGCACCTATCCGCTGCCCGAGGCGCAGCTGGACCGGTTCCTTCTGCAGATCGAGGTCGGTTATCCCGACCGCGACACCGAACGCGAGATCCTGGTCGCCACGACCGGGCTGGAGGATGCGGTCCCGCATGCGGCCTTCGACGCCCAGGGGCTGATCGAGGCGCAGCGCCTGATCCGCCGCATGCCCGTGGGCGAGGCCGTGGTCGAGGCGATCCTGGACCTGGTCCGCGCCGCCCGCCCCGGCGCGCCCGAGGCTGCGGGCTTCGTCGCCGACACCCTGTCCTGGGGTCCCGGCCCGCGCGCCGCGCAGGCGCTGATGCTGGTCACCCGGGCGCGGGCGGTGCTGAACGGCCGCTTCGCGCCGACGCTGGACGATGTGGCCGCGATGGCGGCCCCGGTCCTGCGCCACCGCATGGCGCTGACCTTCGCGGCCCGCGCGCGGGGCGAGACGCTGGACGCGGTGATCGCGCGCCTGCTGGACGACCGCCTCGGGGCGCGTCGCGCCGCATGACCCCGCCCCCTGCCGATCCGAGCCCTGCCGATCTGCGCGCCGGGGCCGAGGATGTCGCCGCGCATCTGCCCGCGCTGATCCTGGCGGCGGAGCGTCTGGCCGCGATGGTGGCCCCCGGCGCCCATGGCCTGCGCCGCGCCGGCCCGGGCGAGGATTTCTGGCAATACCGCCCCGCGGGCATCGGCGACGGCGCGCGCAGCATCGACTGGCGGCGATCGGCACGGTCGGATGCGCGCTTCGTGCGCGACCGCGAGGCGCAGACCGCGCAGGCCGCCGCGATCTGGCTGTCGGCGGGGCAGGGGATGGATTTCACCGGCGGCCCCGACCGGCCCGCCAAGGGCGGCCGTGGCGCCGTGCTGGCCCTGGCCCTGGGCATGCTGATGCTGCGCGGCGGCGAACGCGTGGGCCTTCTGGGCGAGCCGCCGCGCGCGGGCCGCCTGCAGGCCGACCGCCTGGCCCAGGACCTGGCGCGCCCCGCCCGCGCCCAAGCCGACGGCGACAGCCCGCCCCCCGGCGCGCTGCGGCCCCATCAGCGGGTCGTGCTGATATCGGATTTCCTGACCGACCCCGCCTGGTTGGAGGCCCTGCTGGGCCAGGCCGCGGGCATGGGCGTGACCGGCATCCTGCTGCAGGTGCTGGACCCCGACGAGGTCACATTCCCCTATGACGGCGCGGTGGAGTTCCGCTCCGCCTCGGGCGGGATGCGCCATGACAGCCGCGATGCGGGCGGGCTGCGCGCGGCCTATCTGGCGCGGCTGGCCGAACGGCAGGACTGGCTGCGCGACAAGGCGGGCCGGGCGGGCTGGCAATATGCGATGCATCGCACGGATCAGCCGCCGCAGGACGCGCTCTCGGGGCTGTGGCTGCTGCTGGGGGCGCGCTGATGCTGCTGCTGGGGCCCTTGGGGTTTGCGGCGCCTTGGCTGCTGACGGCGCTGGTGGCGCTGCCGGTGCTGTGGGTGATCCTGCGCGCGATGCCGCCCGCGCCGCGCCGGGTGGTCTTTCCGGGCGTGGCGCTGCTGGCCGGGCTGGCCGACCGCCACCCGGTCGCGCAGCGCACGCCGTGGTGGCTGCTGCTGATCCGGCTGGCGGCGATCGCGGCGCTGATCCTGGCCTTGGCGGGGCCGGTCTGGCGCCCCGTGGTCCAGGCCCCGGCGGACGGTCCGCTGCTGGTGGTGCTGGATGCGGGCTTTGCCGCCGCCCCCGACTGGTCGGCGCGCCAGATGCGGGCCGAACGCGCGCTGACGGATGCCGCGCGCGACGGGCGTCCGGCGGCGCTGGTCCTGGCCGATGCCCGGCCCGCCACCGGGCCGGTGGCGTTCCGGGCGGGGACGGACTGGCTGTCGGGCCTGCGCGGCGCCCAGCCCGCGGCCTGGGCCACGGGCCTGCCCGGTGATCCGGGCGCGGCCTTGGCCGA
Above is a genomic segment from Paracoccus aestuarii containing:
- the ahcY gene encoding adenosylhomocysteinase; its protein translation is MTDYIIKDIALAEFGRKELDIAETEMPGLMALRAEYGEAKPLAGARIVGSLHMTIQTAVLIETLTALGADVRWASCNIYSTQDHAAAAIAKAGVPVFAIKGQSLEEHWDYLDRSFQFPEGPNLILDDGGDATLYILLGARAEAGEDVIPVPQSDEEAVIKAQIAKRQEQSPGWFTRMRDQIVGVSEETTTGVHRLYDLMKNGQLPFPAINVNDSVTKSKFDNKYGCKESLVDGIRRATDVMMAGKVAVVCGYGDVGKGSAASLQGAGARVKVTEVDPICALQAAMDGFEVVTLEDVAASADIFITTTGNRDVIRLEHMREMKDMAIVGNIGHFDNEIQVASLRNHKWTNVKDQVDMIEMPSGNRIILLSQGRLLNLGNATGHPSFVMSASFTNQVLAQIELWTKGDEYKPGVYILPKHLDEKVARLHLDKIGAKLSTLSPEQAAYIGVTPEGPFKSDHYRY
- a CDS encoding TetR/AcrR family transcriptional regulator, whose protein sequence is MPHAILHHDPRTLHERILSTALMLVETCQTRPPCRNQVARILGEPVERIHRVFPDDRALLVAGVEQALVLLMDGCTRAVVRVSPDDPVAQFIALGDAYLDWAAANPTQFRLVSDCQIVNAAEVPRLRRYLESLDELMVRMLTRARDDGRLHPQEDIPLLVLSSRCFAAGSARMMVEGRMPGKSDAHSLDLAKLLIRDFVRRIARSSQGNGKPRGNPEAV
- the typA gene encoding translational GTPase TypA; its protein translation is MDIRNIAIIAHVDHGKTTLVDQLLRQSGSFRENQAVAERAMDSNDIERERGITILAKATSVEWKGTRINIVDTPGHADFGGEVERILSMVDGVCLLVDAAEGPMPQTKFVTSKALALGLRPIVVLNKVDKPAAEPDDVLNDVFDLFANLGANDEQLDFPHVYASGIGGWADATLDGERKDMSALFDLILQHVQPPKQVARAEEPFQMLATTLGADPFLGRLLTGRVEAGTAKAGDTLKALSRDGERLEQFRISKILAFRGLTQTPIDMAEAGDIVTLAGMSKATVADTLCAMEVDTALPSQPIDPPTISVTFGINDSPLAGQDGKKVQSRVIRERLMKEAEVNVAIKVEDTPGGEAFVVSGRGELQMGVLIENMRREGFELSISRPRVIFSEEDGQRMEPIEEVIIDVDDEYTGVVIEKLTGERKGDLVDMRPAGTGKTRIIAHVPARGLIGYQGEFMTDTRGNGVLNRIFHGWAPYKGAIQGRRQGVLISMENGVSVAYALWNLEERGKMFIGAQEQLYTGMIIGEHSRDNDLEVNPLKGKKLTNVRASGTDEAVRLTPPVRMSLEEAIAYINDDELVEVTPKNIRLRKRHLDPHERKRASRSDA
- a CDS encoding hydroxypyruvate isomerase family protein produces the protein MPRIAANLTTLFTELPMLDRFAAAADAGFEGAEILFPYDIAGPQLARAAAAAGLPIVLINAPPPNWAGGPRGFAAVPGLEDRFRRDFERSLRVAEALRSRHIHVMAGRAEGPEALDTLVRNLAWAAERAPHASLTIEPASPRSMPGSFLTDYGTALEVIGRIGAPNLGLQLDMHHALSITGDLAACWDDVAAVTRHVQIAGWPARTEPDPQAAPLAGLLAALVASGYRGWIGAEYDPTRTTQAGLGWLDRLRGVVA
- a CDS encoding DUF1285 domain-containing protein, which gives rise to MAENGDKSVSAEGLAEAAGRAAKGGLPPVHLWNPPYCGEMDLEIRADGSWWHEGTPIGRPAMVRLFAGILKREGDRFFLVSPVEKVGIRVEDAPFLAIDAQIEAGRITFTTSVGDRVTAGPDHAIIMRGTGDAPRPYVHVRAGLEALIDRKTFYRLAEAASERPDGRLAVTSDGCDFGLEP
- a CDS encoding AAA family ATPase, producing MTSDENLVTEVRALADRLAEARLSTERRFVGQHDVVEQVLAAILAGGHALLVGQPGLGKSMLVDTLSTVLGLDSQRIQFTPDLMPADILGSEVLDARPDGSRAFRFIEGPVFTQLLMADEINRASPRTQSALLQAMQEREVTISGQHRPLGRPFHVLATQNPIEQEGTYPLPEAQLDRFLLQIEVGYPDRDTEREILVATTGLEDAVPHAAFDAQGLIEAQRLIRRMPVGEAVVEAILDLVRAARPGAPEAAGFVADTLSWGPGPRAAQALMLVTRARAVLNGRFAPTLDDVAAMAAPVLRHRMALTFAARARGETLDAVIARLLDDRLGARRAA
- a CDS encoding DUF58 domain-containing protein — its product is MTPPPADPSPADLRAGAEDVAAHLPALILAAERLAAMVAPGAHGLRRAGPGEDFWQYRPAGIGDGARSIDWRRSARSDARFVRDREAQTAQAAAIWLSAGQGMDFTGGPDRPAKGGRGAVLALALGMLMLRGGERVGLLGEPPRAGRLQADRLAQDLARPARAQADGDSPPPGALRPHQRVVLISDFLTDPAWLEALLGQAAGMGVTGILLQVLDPDEVTFPYDGAVEFRSASGGMRHDSRDAGGLRAAYLARLAERQDWLRDKAGRAGWQYAMHRTDQPPQDALSGLWLLLGAR